Below is a genomic region from Arcanobacterium haemolyticum DSM 20595.
AATCATCGTATCGAACACACGATCGCCGAACCGTTCCTTGATCAGCGAAATCACTTCGCGGGCGTGAAGTGTGCGGGTATCAACCATGGTCAGTAGAACGCCATCGATCCGCAAGCGCGGGTTCAGGCGATCCTGGACGCGTTCGATCTGATCTACCAGAAGCGCCACGCCACGCATCGCGAAATATTCTGCTTCGAGCGGGATGATCACACCATGGGCGGCAGTCAACGCGTTCACGGTGAGCAGACCCAGCGACGGCTGGCAATCCACAATAATCACGTCATACGTATCCATCACTGGGCGCAAGATTCGCATGAGGGATTGTTCGCGGGCCACTTCGTTGATGAGCTGAATTTCTGCGGCAGAAAGTTCAATGTTTGCCGGCGCCACATCGAGGTTTGGCACAGACGTGTTGTGGATGACTCGCGTGATATCCGGTTTGGTGGACACCATTTCATCGTAGATTGTGCGATCGAGCGCCATAGCATTGACGCCCAGCCCTGCCGAAGCGGCACCTTGCGGATCGAAATCGACGATCAGAACCTTCCGGCCATATTCTGCCAGCGCCGCAGCCAGGTTGATGGACGTGGTAGTTTTGCCCACGCCGCCTTTCTGGTTGCACATAGCGATGATTCGCGCCGGGCCGTGGGCGTGAAGATCTGCCGGGAGTGGAAAATCTTCCGGCGAGTTATTAACGAGCGATGTTTGTTCTGCAGTCACACTTCTAATCTACCGGATATTTACTCGTGCCACGCACGTGGATGGGCCGTGGCGTAAATTTCTTTGAGTGTTTCGCGCGTCACTTTCGTATAAATTTGCGTTGTGGTGACGGAGGAATGCCCCAGCATTTCTTGCACCACGCGCACGTCTGCTCCGCCTTGCAAGAGGTGGGTTGCGAACGAGTGGCGGAACGTGTGTGGAGAAATATCGGTAAGCCCCGCTTCTTCCGCAACGGCTTGGATGACTCCCCACGCGCTTTGGCGCGAAAGAGTTTTTCCGCGTTTATTGAGGAAGAACGACGACGTGGGGGCGGCACTTCGCGCCACAAGTTCCGTTCTCCCATGGTTTAGATACGCCCTAATGGCTTCGATGGCATAGGTACCTAATGGAAGTATGCGTTCTTTTCGCCCCTTACCAAAGAGCCGGATCGTAGCGTTTTCGCACGACATATCATCCACTGTCAATCCGACAACTTCAGAAATACGCGCACCCGTTCCATACAGGATTTCAAGCAATGCCCGGTCACGGGTAGAAATCGCGTCATCGCCACGAGCAACCACCGCTAGGAGTTGTTCCATTTCTGGAATGGTGATGGCTTTCGGGAGTCGCATTCCGATTTTAGGAGGATGCAGGTCTGCCGACGCGTCCGTCGTCGTTATCCCCTCAGCAAGCAGAAACTCGTGGAACCTTCGAACGGCCGTCACCATCCGGGCAACTGACGACGTCGCCATGACGCTCCCAGCGCTCCCGTCACGCAAATACTCCACAAACGACGCCGCGTCCTCCGGAGAAATCGCAGCCAACGACGCAACTGAACGAAGCTCCAAATGCTCTTTATAGTGCGTTAAATCCCGCCGATATGCACCAAGCGTATTGTCCGATAACGACCGTTCAATTCCTAAATGTGCTACATAGTCACGCAACGCACGATCGAACTCACCACGAAATGTCATCAATCCCTCCCTCGCGATACCGGTACAAACTCTACGCTTGACACAAGAAACATATATTCTTAATTACGAATACTAATTCACAGGAGAAAGATGAGTCAGATGACGTCACTTACATGGACCGACTTGGATAAACAAGCCGTGCGATATGGTCGAGTGTTGGCCGCCGATGCTGTGCAAAAAGCCGGCAACGGCCACCCCGGAACCGCAATCTCACTTGCGCCTGCAGCATACCTGCTGTTCCAAAAAGTCATGAAACACGATCCAGCCGATCCAGCATGGCTAGGCCGCGATCGCTTCGTACTTTCCATCGGACACTCCTCGCTCACCCTCTACACCCAACTTTTCTACGCAGGATACGGCCTGGAAATGGCCGATCTTGAAGCCCTGCGAACCTACGAATCCAAGACTCCAGGCCACCCGGAATACGGTTGGACTCCAGGCGTTGAAATGACAACCGGCCCACTCGGCCAGGGCCTCGCTTCTTCCGTTGGTATGGCAATGGCTGCCCGCCGTGAACGTGGCATGTTTGATCCAGAAGCAGAAGAAGGCACCAGCCCATTCGATCACTTCGTGTACGTCATCTGTGGTGAAGGCGATTTGGAAGAAGGCGTCACCTCTGAAGCTTCCTCGCTTGCTGGCACTCAGAAGCTTGGCAACCTGATTGTTATTTTTGATGACAACCAAATCTCGATTGAAGACGATACCGTTATTGCCTTCAGCGAAGACGTGCTCGCACGTTACGAAGCATACGGCTGGCACACCCAGCACGTTCAGTGGCGTAAGCCTGGTGCTGATTACGTTGAAGACGTGGACGCACTCTACAACGCAATCAAGGCTGCTCAGGCCGAAACCGATCGTCCATCCATCATCAAACTCTCCACTATCATCGCTTGGCCAAGCCCAACAAAGCAGAACACCGGCGCATCGCACGGTTCTGCTTTGGGCGCGGAAGAAATCCGCGGTTTGAAGGAAGCTCTTGGGCTCGATCCTGAAGCATCCTTCCAGATGCCAGAAGAAGTTCTCTCCTATGCTCGTGGCAATGCTGCACAGCGTGCGGCAGATGCTCATGAAGAATGGGATGCTACGTTTGGCGCGTGGGGTGCCGCTCACCCAGATAAGGCCGAACTCCTCACCCGCCTCCAGGCACGCGAGCTTCCTTCCGGTTGGGAGGCGAGCCTTCCCGAATTCGAAGCAGGCACATCGATCGCTACCCGTGCGGCATCTGGCAAGGTTCTAACCGCGCTCAAGGACGTTCTCCCTGAGCTCTGGGGCGGATCTGCCGATTTGGCTGGTTCGAACAACACCACGATGGCTGGCGAACCATCTTTCTTGCCAGAAGATCGCTCATCTGCTGCTTTCTCCGGCCACAAGTATGGCCGTACCTTGCACTTTGGTATTCGCGAACACGCCATGGGATCTATCCTAAACGGTATCTCGTTGCACGGGCTTACCCGCCCATACGGCGGAACCTTCTTCGTGTTCTCTGACTACATGCGTCCAGCCGTTCGCTTGGCTGCGCTCATGCATGTTCCATCGATCTTCGTGTGGACCCACGATTCTGTTGGCGTTGGCGAAGACGGCCCAACCCACCAGCCAATCGAACACCTTTGGTCCTATCGTGCAATTCCAGGTTTGGACATCGTCCGCCCAGCAGACGCCAATGAAACATCTTACGCATGGCGCGGAATCTTGGAGCGTGATACTAACCCATCCGGTATCGTGCTTTCCCGTCAGAACCTTCCAGTTTTCGAACGCGGCGCAGGTGACGCACAGGGTGATGAACTTGCATCCGCTGAAGGCGTTCTGCGCGGCGGCTACGTGTTGGCAGATTCGCAATCCGTTGATGTGGTCCTGATTGCTACCGGTTCTGAAGTTGCTGTGGCGCTCGAAGCCCGCAAGGAACTCGCAGCTGAAGGAATTGGTGCCCGCGTTGTGTCGATGCCATGTATCGAATGGTTCGAAACCCAAGATGCTGACTACCGTGAATCTGTGCTCCCAGCAGCAGTGAAGGCTCGTGTTTCTGTTGAAGCCGGCTCCACCTTTGGCTGGAAGTACATTATCGGCGATGCTGGCGTTGCCGTTGGTATCGATCACTACGGTGCATCAGCCTCCGGCAATTACTTGATGAAGGAATACGGCATGACTGCCGCTAACGTTGTTGCAGCAGCTAAGCAATCGTTGGCTCAGGCCTGACACGGCTAGCCCTTTGGCCGGGAATATCTCACCGATATTCCCGGCTTTTCCTTTCTCACCGACGAAAAATTCACTTATATCCGGAGATAGGCTCATATAAAGGCTCTTCCCCGGTTCTGGGTGAATTTTTCGTTAAATAGAAATGGCCGGGAAAATCCCGGCCATTATTTTAAGATCAGAAGTTCACTTTGGTGATCAAACCAAGCAAAATAACGCACGTGATCCATACGAGCGCCACAATCACAGTAATGCGGTTCAGGTTCTTTTCAGCCACACCAGATGAACGCATTGCGGTTGAGATTCCGCCACCGAACATGTCAGAGATTCCACCTCCACGGCCCTTGTGGAGCAGAATCGAACCGATGAGAAGAAGGCTGGAGATAACCAGCAAAACGGTGATAGTAATTTCTAGAATCGCCACGATGTGTTCTCTTTCTAACGTAAAACGTACCTCACCTAAGCATACAAGAATGCGCGGGTAAGAGGAAACCTCTCACCCGCGCATTTCGTCACCCTACTGCGTTTTACACAGAATGGGCTATGCTCATGCCTGCTGGAAAGTTACGATCTTTGCAAACTCTTCAGCTTTGAGGGATGCGCCGCCAACGAGTGCACCATCAACATCTGGCTGTGCCATGATCTCAACAACGTTCGAGGACTTAACGGAGCCACCGTACTGAATGCGAACTGCTTCAGCAGTTGGGGCGTCGAACATCTCAGCGATCTTGCCACGGATAGCGCCACAAACTTCCTGGGCGTCAGCTGGGGTTGCAACTTCGCCGGTGCCGATTGCCCAGATTGGTTCGTAAGCAATAACGAGCTTTGCAACTTCTTCTGCGGAAAGATCAGCGAACATAGCAGCGATCTGGCCCAGAACGTACTCAACGTGAGTACCTTCCTTGCGGATCTCCAGTGCTTCACCACAGCAGACGATTGGGGTCATGCCAGCATCCAGAACCTTCTTGGCCTTCTTGCCAATCAGTTCGTTGGTTTCGCCGTGGTATTCACGGCGCTCAGAGTGTCCAACAACAACGTAGGTGACGCCAAGCTTGGTGAGCATGCCGGTGGAGATTTCGCCGGTGAATGCGCCCTCATCGTTGATAGAAACATCCTGTGCGCCGTAGGTGATCTTGAAGTCTTCAGAATCAACCAGAGTCTGGACAGAACGGATGTCTGTGAATGGTGGAACAACAACACACTCAACTGCAGAGAAATCGTGCTTGAGATCGTTGAGGGTCCAACCTAGCTTCTGGACAAGAGCGGTGGCCTCGAGGTGATCGAGGTTCATCTTCCAGTTGCCAGCCATAATTGGGGTACGTGCCATGATTATCAGTCCTCCAGAACTGCGATACCTGGGAGCTCCTTGCCCTCGAGGTATTCGAGGGAAGCGCCACCACCGGTAGAAATGTGGTCAAACTTTGTCTCATCGAAACCGAGGAGACGAACAGCGGCAGCGGAATCGCCGCCGCCAACGATGGTGAATCCGTCAGCAGATTCGAGTGCAGCAGCAACAGCCTTTGTACCGTTAGCGAACGCATCGAATTCGAACACGCCCATTGGGCCGTTCCATGCGATGGTCTTCGAAGAAGCGATTGCCTGTGCGAAGAGTTCGGAGGTCTTTGGACCAATATCAAGACCCATCTTGCCTGCTGGCATGGCGTCTGCTGCAACAACTTCAGCAGGTGAATCAGCCTTAAATTCAGAAGCTACAACGGTATCGATTGGAAGCAGGAACTCAACGCCCTTTTCTGCAGCCTTTTCAATGAAAGACTGTGCAGTTTCAACCTGATCTTCTTCGAGAAGAGAAGAGCCTACTTCGTAGCCCTTAGCCTTGAGGAATGTGAAGGCCATACCGCCACCAATGATAAGGCGATCAGCCTTTTCAAGGAGGTTGGCGATAACACCGAGCTTATCGGAAACCTTAGCACCACCAAGGATAACGGTGTATGGGCGCTCTGGGTTTGCAGTTGCCTTAGAAAGGGAATCGATTTCCTTGAACACTAGTTCACCTGCTGCGGATGGCAAAACCTTAGCAATATCGTAGACCGATGCCTGCTTGCGGTGGACAACACCGAAGCCATCAGACACGAAAGCATCAGCTAACTTAGCGTACTCGGCTGCGAGTTCTTCGCGTTCAGCATCGACCTTGGAAGATTCACGAGGATCGAAACGAACGTTTTCGAGTAAGACGACGTCACCGTCAGCCATATCTGCGGTAGCAGCGTGTGCGCCTTCGCCAATCGTGTCAGAAGCAAGAACAACATCCTTGCCAAGAAGTTCGCCAAGACGCTTTGCTACTGGAGCCAAAGAGAAGTCAGAGTTAACCTGACCCTTTGGGCGGCCAAGGTGAGCTGCCACGATAACGCGAGCACCTGCATCAACCAGACGGGTGATAGTTGGAAGAGCAGCCTTAATACGGCCATCATCTGTGATGTTCTTTTCAGCATCGAGCGGAACGTTGAAGTCCGAACGAACAAAAACCTTCTTGCCGGCAAGATCGCCGAGCGTTTCAATAGTCCTCATAAAAGTCCTTCATATGTGGATGGCACCATCTTTGGTACCGAAATCTAACCAGAAGGCCCGGGCA
It encodes:
- the tkt gene encoding transketolase — translated: MSQMTSLTWTDLDKQAVRYGRVLAADAVQKAGNGHPGTAISLAPAAYLLFQKVMKHDPADPAWLGRDRFVLSIGHSSLTLYTQLFYAGYGLEMADLEALRTYESKTPGHPEYGWTPGVEMTTGPLGQGLASSVGMAMAARRERGMFDPEAEEGTSPFDHFVYVICGEGDLEEGVTSEASSLAGTQKLGNLIVIFDDNQISIEDDTVIAFSEDVLARYEAYGWHTQHVQWRKPGADYVEDVDALYNAIKAAQAETDRPSIIKLSTIIAWPSPTKQNTGASHGSALGAEEIRGLKEALGLDPEASFQMPEEVLSYARGNAAQRAADAHEEWDATFGAWGAAHPDKAELLTRLQARELPSGWEASLPEFEAGTSIATRAASGKVLTALKDVLPELWGGSADLAGSNNTTMAGEPSFLPEDRSSAAFSGHKYGRTLHFGIREHAMGSILNGISLHGLTRPYGGTFFVFSDYMRPAVRLAALMHVPSIFVWTHDSVGVGEDGPTHQPIEHLWSYRAIPGLDIVRPADANETSYAWRGILERDTNPSGIVLSRQNLPVFERGAGDAQGDELASAEGVLRGGYVLADSQSVDVVLIATGSEVAVALEARKELAAEGIGARVVSMPCIEWFETQDADYRESVLPAAVKARVSVEAGSTFGWKYIIGDAGVAVGIDHYGASASGNYLMKEYGMTAANVVAAAKQSLAQA
- the secG gene encoding preprotein translocase subunit SecG, producing MAILEITITVLLVISSLLLIGSILLHKGRGGGISDMFGGGISTAMRSSGVAEKNLNRITVIVALVWITCVILLGLITKVNF
- a CDS encoding phosphoglycerate kinase, encoding MRTIETLGDLAGKKVFVRSDFNVPLDAEKNITDDGRIKAALPTITRLVDAGARVIVAAHLGRPKGQVNSDFSLAPVAKRLGELLGKDVVLASDTIGEGAHAATADMADGDVVLLENVRFDPRESSKVDAEREELAAEYAKLADAFVSDGFGVVHRKQASVYDIAKVLPSAAGELVFKEIDSLSKATANPERPYTVILGGAKVSDKLGVIANLLEKADRLIIGGGMAFTFLKAKGYEVGSSLLEEDQVETAQSFIEKAAEKGVEFLLPIDTVVASEFKADSPAEVVAADAMPAGKMGLDIGPKTSELFAQAIASSKTIAWNGPMGVFEFDAFANGTKAVAAALESADGFTIVGGGDSAAAVRLLGFDETKFDHISTGGGASLEYLEGKELPGIAVLED
- the xerD gene encoding site-specific tyrosine recombinase XerD, which codes for MTFRGEFDRALRDYVAHLGIERSLSDNTLGAYRRDLTHYKEHLELRSVASLAAISPEDAASFVEYLRDGSAGSVMATSSVARMVTAVRRFHEFLLAEGITTTDASADLHPPKIGMRLPKAITIPEMEQLLAVVARGDDAISTRDRALLEILYGTGARISEVVGLTVDDMSCENATIRLFGKGRKERILPLGTYAIEAIRAYLNHGRTELVARSAAPTSSFFLNKRGKTLSRQSAWGVIQAVAEEAGLTDISPHTFRHSFATHLLQGGADVRVVQEMLGHSSVTTTQIYTKVTRETLKEIYATAHPRAWHE
- the tpiA gene encoding triose-phosphate isomerase; this encodes MARTPIMAGNWKMNLDHLEATALVQKLGWTLNDLKHDFSAVECVVVPPFTDIRSVQTLVDSEDFKITYGAQDVSINDEGAFTGEISTGMLTKLGVTYVVVGHSERREYHGETNELIGKKAKKVLDAGMTPIVCCGEALEIRKEGTHVEYVLGQIAAMFADLSAEEVAKLVIAYEPIWAIGTGEVATPADAQEVCGAIRGKIAEMFDAPTAEAVRIQYGGSVKSSNVVEIMAQPDVDGALVGGASLKAEEFAKIVTFQQA
- a CDS encoding ParA family protein yields the protein MTAEQTSLVNNSPEDFPLPADLHAHGPARIIAMCNQKGGVGKTTTSINLAAALAEYGRKVLIVDFDPQGAASAGLGVNAMALDRTIYDEMVSTKPDITRVIHNTSVPNLDVAPANIELSAAEIQLINEVAREQSLMRILRPVMDTYDVIIVDCQPSLGLLTVNALTAAHGVIIPLEAEYFAMRGVALLVDQIERVQDRLNPRLRIDGVLLTMVDTRTLHAREVISLIKERFGDRVFDTMIGRTVKFPDATIAAEPITTFAPGHAGAKAYLRLARELISRGGSA